A single region of the Malus sylvestris chromosome 8, drMalSylv7.2, whole genome shotgun sequence genome encodes:
- the LOC126632101 gene encoding protein EARLY FLOWERING 3-like, whose translation MKRGNEEKVMGPMFPRLHVNDADKGGPRAPPRNKMALYEQLSIPSQRFNPGVLPLNSNNQGSRSDGNLPFPLHGHPSTPAHQAEMLHGRQSDRANVNLPFEQTNLTRKIGDEDDFSVPEFVQSRMGLGHSKTQIVSDKEKLTPISSPHSGHLVKVKNVAKKDPKQISSPTLNLRREVNASPNQEDAECSVPRFNRLADSDACLQQESRSGSQPNVTGQGDGLVQSSRDVEKGTVSRERSVSCSRAADPSSPNEADNDSEYHGDRACISPQMGHVDKSDDASETSMVDSISGMDISPDDVVGIIGQKHFWTARKAIVNQQRLFAVQVFELHRLIKVQRLIAGSPHLLLEDTAFLGTSTLRGSPAKKLSSEYVVKPLLHVVKRKHEPEEPNNKMECSAENAVGKTSHSSVRNGSQTSNYGPYIGNPQPTPVATDNKANPWCFHQSPGHQLLIPVMSPSEGLVYKPYNGPGYMGAVCGGCGPFGSTPMAGNFVKPTYGVPSSHHQGMGVLPVPPSLGHTYFPPYGMSVMNPAMSTSAVEQMHWFAGPGSRGHTDQSSGGDTNSNLQHQSSCNMPSRKNVTIPHAKKFQPSNDSGLQGSTANSTGDRAPVRTNQNAEGSDALQLLPMVPVIPDGVPQSHDTDQPTRAIKVVPHNPRTATASAARIFQSIQAERKQQDST comes from the exons ATGAAGAGAGGGAACGAGGAGAAGGTTATGGGGCCTATGTTTCCGAGGCTCCATGTGAATGATGCAGATAAAGGAGGACCAAGAGCTCCTCCAAGGAACAAGATGGCCCTCTATGAGCAGCTGAGCATCCCATCTCAGAGGTTCAATCCTGGAGTGCTGCCTCTTAATTCAAATAACCAG GGGAGTCGTTCGGATGGAAATTTGCCTTTTCCACTTCATGGTCATCCATCTACACCTGCTCATCAGGCTGAGATGTTGCATGGTCGCCAGTCTGACCGAGCAAATGTGAACTTGCCCTTTGAACAAACCAACCTAACAAGGAAGATTGGAGATGAAGATGATTTTAGTGTTCCTGAGTTTGTTCAATCAAGGATGGGTCTTGGTCAtagtaaaactcaaattgttAGTGACAAGGAAAAACTTACTCCCATCAGCTCGCCTCATTCTGGCCATTTAGTAAAAGTAAAAAATGTGGCGAAGAAGGATCCAAAACAAATAAGCTCCCCAACTCTGAATTTAAGACGAGAAGTAAATGCATCACCAAATCAAGAGGATGCAGAATGTTCAGTTCCGAGATTCAACAGGTTAGCTGATAGTGATGCTTGCTTACAACAAGAGTCCAGATCTGGATCACAGCCAAACGTCACTGGACAAGGTGATGGTCTTGTTCAGTCTTCAAGGGATGTAGAGAAGGGAACTGTTTCCAGGGAAAGAAGTGTTTCTTGTTCCAGGGCGGCGGATCCTAGCAGTCCAAATGAGGCTGATAATGACAGTGAATACCATGGAGACAGAGCGTGTATTTCACCTCAAATGGGACATGTAGACAAAAGTGACGATGCCTCAGAGACCTCCATGGTGGATTCTATATCCGGCATGGACATCTCTCCTGATGATGTTGTAGGAATAATAGGCCAGAAACATTTCTGGACGGCAAGAAAAGCAATTGTCAA TCAGCAAAGATTGTTTGCAGTTCAAGTATTTGAGTTGCATAGACTCATTAAG GTCCAACGACTGATTGCTGGATCTCCACATCTTTTGCTTGAAGATACTGCTTTTCTGGGCACATCTACTTTAAGGGGCTCTCCGGCAAAAAAACTCTCATCGGAGTATGTTGTAAAGCCACTTTTACATGTTGTAAAGCGTAAACACGAGCCTGAGGAGCCAAACAACAAAATGGAATGTTCTGCGGAAAATGCAGTAGGGAAAACATCTCATTCTTCTGTGAGAAATGGTAGTCAGACTTCAAATTATGGGCCATATATAGGAAACCCACAGCCAACACCTGTGGCTACCGATAATAAAGCCAATCCTTGGTGTTTCCATCAATCACCTGGACATCAGTTGTTAATTCCGGTAATGTCACCCTCTGAAGGACTTGTATACAAGCCGTATAATGGACCAGGATATATGGGAGCAGTTTGTGGAGGATGTGGACCTTTCGGCTCAACTCCCATGGCGGGCAACTTTGTTAAACCAACTTACGGGGTTCCAtcttctcatcatcaaggaatggGGGTTCTTCCCGTCCCCCCCTCACTAGGTCACACTTACTTTCCTCCATATGGCATGTCTGTTATGAATCCAGCCATGTCGACCTCAGCTGTTGAGCAAATGCATTGGTTTGCTGGACCTGGTTCACGTGGTCACACTGATCAGTCATCGGGAGGGGATACAAACTCCAATTTGCAGCATCAAAGCTCGTGCAACATGCCTTCCCGGAAAAATGTCACTATTCCCCATGCCAAAAAGTTTCAGCCATCTAATGACAGTGGGTTACAAGGAAGTACTGCAAATAGTACAGGCGACAGAGCACCAGTGAGGACAAATCAAAATGCTGAAGGAAGCGATGCTCTCCAACTACTTCCTATGGTTCCTGTCATTCCAGACGGAGTTCCCCAATCTCACGATACAGACCAGCCAACGCGGGCGATAAAAGTTGTGCCTCACAATCCTAGAACTGCAACTGCATCAGCCGCTCGAATTTTCCAGTCCATACAAGCAGAGAGGAAACAACAGGATTCAACCTAG
- the LOC126631924 gene encoding uncharacterized protein LOC126631924, with the protein MASVPPPLQTHLRLSPGPGEKPLNHETQLPLAPIRIVTHASQLPAEFLQPSAERPFVIGFDCEGVDLCRHGTLCIMQLAFPDAIYLVDAIQGGVMLINACKPALESSYITKVIHDCKRDSEALYFQFGIKLNNVVDTQIAYSLIEEQEGRKRLLDDYISFVGLLADPRYCGISYLEKEEVRFLLRQDPNFWTYRPLSEQMVRAAADDVRFLLYIYYKMMEKLNQQSLWSLAVRGALYCRCFCISNNNFADWPSLPPIPDNLKVEGNAPEEEILSVLDVPPGKMGRVIGRRGSSILSIKESCNAEIFMGSDKGPPDKVFIIGPVKQVRKAEAMLRGKMMDVQYY; encoded by the exons ATGGCCTCTGTACCTCCTCCTTTACAGACTCACCTTCGTCTCTCGCCTGGCCCAG GTGAGAAACCCCTAAATCATGAAACCCAGTTGCCATTGGCTCCTATTCGTATAGTCACTCATGCATCTCAGCTGCCTGCTGAGTTCTTGCAGCCCTCAGCTGAAAGGCCATTTGTCATTGGTTTCGACTGCGAGGGAGTTGACCTCTGTCGCCATGGAACTCTCTGTATCATGCAG CTTGCATTTCCAGATGCTATATATCTGGTTGATGCCATTCAGGGAGGGGTGATGCTGATCAATGCCTGTAAGCCTGCACTTGAGTCTTCCTATATCACCAAAGTCATTCATGATTGCAAACGAGATAGTGAG gCCCTGTACTTTCAGTTTGGCATCAAGTTGAACAATGTTGTAGATACCCAG ATTGCCTATTCGCTGATAGAGGAGCAAGAAGGAcggaaaagattgctagatgaTTATATATCATTCGTTGGCCTCCTTGCTGATCCACGCTATTGTG GAATATCTTATCTTGAGAAGGAAGAGGTTCGTTTCCTCCTTAGGCAG GATCCCAACTTTTGGACCTACAGACCTTTATCTGAACAGATGGTCCGCGCAGCTGCAGATGATGTCCGCTTTCTTCTGTATATCTATTACAAGATGATGGAGAAATTGAATCAACAGTCATTATGGTCACTTGCAGTTCGTGGTGCGCTCTACTGCCGCTGTTTTTGCATCAGCAATAATAATTTTGCAGACTGGCCATCTCTCCCCCCTATTCCAG ATAACCTTAAAGTGGAGGGCAATGCTCCAGAGGAAGAAATCCTTTCAGTTCTTGATGTTCCTCCGGGAAAGATGGGCCGTGTTATCGGGAGAAGAGGATCTTCCATCTTGTCAATAAAAGAGTCTTGCAA TGCTGAAATTTTCATGGGAAGCGATAAGGGTCCGCCGGATAAG GTGTTCATCATAGGACCAGTGAAGCAGGTGAGGAAAGCAGAAGCCATGTTAAGGGGGAAGATGATGGACGTGCAGTACTACTAG